In the genome of Desulfofarcimen acetoxidans DSM 771, one region contains:
- a CDS encoding energy-coupling factor transporter transmembrane component T family protein yields the protein MSAKVMFHLDPRTKLFVLILCGILAFIIGDAGLFVLIGAMTVYLLIQGMIKKALQYLLAFGILYGVQYIIHAYVPGAAVIFGFMAFFAARFIPVTMAASALSALPPGELIAALQKLRMPKTVVIPLAVGFRFMPCIAREFSAIRDAMRLRGISFASAKCIRNPTMTIECAFVPLLMRSLKISDELAASASARGIDNPGVRTCLRRIQLSLADGVVMAVFFVVCAVAMIFFT from the coding sequence ATGAGCGCGAAGGTGATGTTTCATTTGGATCCCCGTACAAAACTGTTTGTTTTGATTTTATGCGGAATACTTGCTTTTATAATTGGTGACGCGGGACTGTTTGTTTTGATCGGTGCCATGACGGTTTATCTTCTGATCCAGGGGATGATCAAAAAAGCGCTGCAATACCTGCTGGCTTTCGGCATTTTGTATGGTGTGCAGTATATTATTCACGCTTATGTGCCGGGGGCCGCTGTCATATTCGGGTTTATGGCGTTTTTCGCGGCGCGTTTTATCCCCGTAACCATGGCGGCTTCCGCCTTGTCCGCGTTGCCTCCCGGTGAATTGATTGCCGCGCTGCAGAAGCTGCGGATGCCGAAAACAGTCGTTATTCCCCTGGCCGTGGGGTTTCGCTTCATGCCCTGTATTGCCAGGGAGTTTTCGGCCATACGCGATGCTATGCGCCTGCGGGGCATTTCCTTTGCTTCGGCAAAATGTATAAGAAATCCAACTATGACCATTGAGTGTGCTTTTGTTCCCCTGCTGATGCGAAGCCTGAAAATCTCCGATGAACTGGCGGCTTCCGCCTCTGCCAGGGGAATCGACAATCCCGGCGTCAGGACATGCCTGCGGCGCATTCAGTTAAGCCTTGCTGACGGAGTTGTTATGGCCGTGTTTTTTGTGGTGTGCGCTGTCGCGATGATATTTTTTACATAG
- a CDS encoding ABC transporter ATP-binding protein yields the protein MMKNFFYNISSGNPRTLFMPCFASFLDGICKILPAALIFDVFNTIYLSFANPETPLNTARLWTVCAILAGWMIVQYIASGFAYSKTFTTAYDASASGRITLAEHLRKLSLGFLGSRDPGDLTTMMLGDYTAVETTISHHLPQLVSAVAFPVIAFISLLFIDWKMALAMFIALPLSFLIVWLSTGLQMRLGKKHVQAKVDSASRLQEYLLGMREIKSHNMSGERFHRLQEAFVRLMRESIRLEGIMGPVMMVAIVIMRSGLTLMVFTGTFLLAGGELTLPVFLLFLLLGNRVFEPLTLVLVNYAEIRYFVLSAERIMQIRHEKPLPGEKNAPAGNSIEFQNVTFAYENTDVLKDVSFSITPKSVTALVGPSGSGKSTITRLIARFWDVQGGRVLIDSKDIKAVDPEKLLARVSMVFQDVYLFKDTIRDNIRVGKINASQEEIEWAAKQACCHDFIMKLPQGYDTPVGEGGCTLSGGEKQRVSIARALLKDAPIVLLDEATASLDPENETQVQHAISALVSNKTVVIIAHRLKTIREADKIIVLEDGKVAEQGVHEELLAKKGLYHRLWSLQQHSAGWSMKAS from the coding sequence ATGATGAAAAACTTCTTTTACAATATATCAAGCGGCAATCCCAGGACACTTTTTATGCCCTGCTTCGCTTCTTTTTTAGATGGCATCTGCAAAATATTGCCGGCGGCGCTTATCTTTGATGTATTCAATACCATTTATTTGTCTTTTGCAAATCCTGAAACACCCCTCAATACCGCGAGACTTTGGACGGTATGCGCCATACTCGCGGGCTGGATGATTGTACAGTACATCGCCTCCGGCTTTGCTTACAGCAAAACCTTTACTACCGCATATGACGCGTCGGCGAGCGGGCGCATCACGCTTGCGGAGCATTTGCGCAAGCTCTCCCTGGGCTTTTTGGGAAGCCGTGATCCGGGTGACCTGACAACCATGATGCTGGGTGATTACACCGCTGTGGAAACCACCATTTCACACCATCTGCCGCAATTGGTCAGCGCAGTGGCTTTTCCTGTCATAGCCTTTATTTCATTGTTGTTTATCGACTGGAAAATGGCTTTGGCCATGTTCATTGCACTGCCGTTATCTTTTTTAATCGTATGGCTTTCCACCGGCTTGCAAATGCGTCTTGGCAAAAAACATGTGCAGGCAAAGGTGGACAGTGCCAGCCGCTTGCAGGAATACCTGCTCGGCATGCGGGAGATTAAATCACATAATATGAGCGGCGAGCGTTTTCATCGGCTTCAGGAGGCTTTTGTGCGTCTAATGAGGGAATCCATCCGGCTGGAGGGCATTATGGGACCTGTTATGATGGTGGCCATTGTCATTATGCGCTCCGGGCTTACCCTGATGGTTTTCACCGGCACTTTTCTTCTTGCGGGCGGGGAACTTACCCTTCCGGTTTTCCTTTTATTTTTACTGCTAGGTAATCGTGTATTTGAGCCGCTGACCTTGGTGCTTGTAAACTATGCCGAAATCCGCTATTTTGTTTTAAGCGCGGAGCGCATCATGCAAATCCGCCATGAAAAACCCCTGCCGGGCGAAAAGAATGCTCCTGCCGGAAACAGCATTGAGTTTCAGAATGTCACCTTTGCTTATGAGAACACCGACGTGCTTAAAGATGTGTCCTTTTCCATAACTCCGAAAAGCGTTACGGCCCTGGTCGGACCCTCCGGCAGCGGCAAGAGCACCATAACGCGTCTTATCGCAAGGTTCTGGGATGTGCAGGGCGGCAGGGTGCTGATTGACAGTAAAGATATTAAAGCTGTTGACCCGGAAAAGTTGCTGGCCCGCGTTTCCATGGTCTTTCAGGATGTGTATCTTTTCAAGGATACCATCCGTGACAACATCAGGGTTGGAAAAATAAACGCCTCCCAGGAGGAAATTGAATGGGCGGCCAAGCAGGCCTGCTGCCATGACTTTATCATGAAGCTGCCTCAGGGTTATGATACGCCTGTCGGCGAAGGCGGCTGCACCCTTTCCGGCGGGGAAAAGCAGCGTGTATCCATTGCCAGAGCGCTTTTAAAGGACGCGCCCATCGTGCTTCTTGATGAGGCCACCGCGTCTCTTGACCCGGAAAATGAAACCCAGGTCCAGCACGCTATTAGCGCTCTGGTCAGCAACAAGACCGTTGTTATCATTGCCCACCGCCTGAAAACCATAAGAGAAGCGGACAAAATAATCGTTTTAGAGGACGGAAAGGTAGCGGAGCAAGGGGTGCATGAAGAGCTGCTGGCGAAGAAAGGGTTGTATCACCGCCTGTGGAGCCTGCAGCAGCATTCGGCGGGCTGGAGCATGAAAGCATCATGA
- a CDS encoding ABC transporter ATP-binding protein, whose translation MIEIKNVSFRYNYEREQLSGISLTVRQGEFVVLTGPSGCGKTTLTRLFNGLIPHFYEGTLSGEVYVGGKNAADLQPWEFGKLVGSVFQDPRSQFFAAVVKDEIAFGCENYGILSNEIQIRMKEAARALQIEPLLARHLLTLSSGEKQKVAVASVQAAKPTIYVMDEPSANLDMAATKELMEVLKKLKAAGSTVIIAEHRLYYLMELADRVVYMKNGKIECSYTSRQMKSLSKDRLSEMGLRTTTLSWDVNKIITGLTGEEPVLRVQNLAVKAGKSSGLLLLDVSFCIKPGEILALTGPNGVGKTTLARVLCGLVKEKSGKILYNGTGVKASRRCRHAWFVMQDTDSQLFSESVLGEMTLGKKLESTLLEKAEEILNELDLWEYRERHPASLSGGQKQRLTLAVALMQQTPVLILDEPTSGLDGRNLERVVQCVKAQAASGKAVLIITHDHELVQKVCTRIVYLQKGMLFKDFCLHADSYPLAVDCMLGIV comes from the coding sequence GTGATTGAGATTAAAAATGTCAGCTTTCGCTATAACTATGAGCGAGAGCAATTGTCCGGCATATCCTTGACTGTCCGGCAGGGAGAATTTGTTGTGCTGACCGGTCCCAGCGGTTGTGGGAAAACCACATTGACACGTCTTTTCAACGGTCTGATTCCCCATTTTTATGAAGGAACGTTATCCGGAGAGGTTTATGTGGGTGGAAAAAACGCGGCGGATTTACAACCATGGGAATTTGGCAAACTTGTGGGCAGCGTGTTTCAAGATCCCAGAAGTCAGTTTTTTGCTGCTGTGGTGAAGGACGAAATAGCCTTTGGCTGTGAAAATTATGGAATACTGTCAAATGAAATACAGATTAGGATGAAAGAAGCGGCACGCGCGCTGCAAATTGAGCCTCTTCTGGCAAGACATTTGCTGACTCTTTCCAGCGGGGAAAAGCAAAAGGTGGCGGTGGCTTCGGTTCAGGCGGCAAAACCAACTATTTATGTCATGGATGAACCCTCCGCGAACCTCGATATGGCTGCCACAAAGGAGCTTATGGAGGTATTAAAAAAACTGAAAGCGGCCGGCAGCACTGTCATAATAGCCGAACACCGCCTTTATTACCTGATGGAGCTTGCCGACCGCGTGGTTTATATGAAAAATGGAAAAATTGAATGTTCATATACTTCACGGCAAATGAAATCATTGTCAAAGGATCGCCTGTCGGAGATGGGACTGAGGACAACAACACTTAGCTGGGACGTGAATAAAATAATCACCGGTCTGACGGGTGAAGAACCGGTGCTGAGGGTTCAAAACCTGGCCGTAAAAGCGGGAAAAAGCAGCGGGCTTTTACTGCTTGATGTTTCTTTTTGCATAAAACCCGGTGAAATATTAGCTCTTACCGGCCCCAACGGTGTTGGAAAAACAACACTGGCCAGGGTTCTTTGCGGGCTGGTAAAAGAGAAAAGCGGAAAAATACTGTATAACGGTACCGGTGTAAAGGCATCCAGACGCTGCCGCCATGCCTGGTTCGTCATGCAGGACACCGACAGTCAGTTATTTTCCGAAAGTGTTTTAGGCGAAATGACCCTGGGCAAAAAATTGGAGTCCACACTCCTGGAGAAAGCTGAGGAAATTTTAAATGAGCTTGATTTATGGGAGTATCGTGAAAGACATCCGGCCTCCCTTTCCGGCGGACAAAAGCAGCGGCTCACCCTAGCGGTTGCCCTGATGCAGCAAACACCGGTATTGATTTTAGACGAGCCTACCTCGGGGCTTGATGGACGGAATCTCGAACGGGTTGTACAATGCGTTAAGGCGCAGGCCGCTTCTGGAAAGGCTGTTTTGATTATCACCCACGACCATGAACTGGTGCAAAAAGTATGCACACGGATCGTATATTTGCAAAAAGGCATGCTCTTTAAGGATTTTTGTCTGCATGCAGACAGCTATCCATTGGCTGTTGATTGTATGTTGGGAATTGTGTGA
- a CDS encoding DUF4829 domain-containing protein, which translates to MKNVLNYKKNAFWVSVMAIVIVAVVSLSLIVSKQTEGMPANPSNQGNVSSFAPLRTSEAAYTTEYDSVKISYLSENKGFNSSNTFEATDSQAVAYIDSTIRTSMPSKQKDDLENNRTDQYTIKLSNEIGGYSCGLYYDTLYDKAYIIKDGGLFDIGTDFARYIDSLFEYTNITFSVDKSDEALFKEYGWTLDYQISEMKNKLNNISTLSAFNPNTYYFAYNNELSKDIGLDMSTYSNAADLDVKIYRIHESMPQEFYPIQNCRGIVVKSGGKIIGAFISAGRHNTFNACSLKGGSFDEVTGKTFNDWLADKVKADTNEERLSRLEPEQIIEEYFTALNKKDAETAECCISKKTLLGELTTNMRNEKLHNDAIDLLLTDQNFNNLKSAKLLKIELLDEPNKNTKKFRVTVDLRYNKEVSVSNGKQYWDCSMVYESFQTGWKIEGFGH; encoded by the coding sequence ATGAAAAATGTGTTGAATTATAAAAAAAATGCATTTTGGGTAAGCGTTATGGCAATTGTAATTGTCGCTGTGGTCAGCCTTTCTCTTATCGTTAGTAAGCAAACGGAAGGGATGCCTGCGAATCCCTCGAATCAAGGTAATGTGTCATCATTCGCTCCTTTAAGGACATCGGAAGCGGCGTATACCACGGAATATGATAGTGTAAAAATTTCATATCTCTCCGAAAACAAAGGATTTAATTCGTCAAATACCTTTGAAGCAACTGATTCCCAAGCAGTGGCATACATTGACTCAACGATAAGAACAAGCATGCCCTCCAAGCAGAAAGATGATCTGGAAAACAATCGTACAGATCAGTATACGATTAAATTGTCAAATGAGATCGGCGGATATAGCTGTGGGCTTTACTATGACACACTCTACGATAAAGCCTACATCATAAAGGACGGTGGTCTTTTCGATATAGGAACAGATTTTGCACGCTATATTGATTCACTTTTTGAATACACAAATATCACCTTCAGTGTAGATAAATCTGATGAGGCGCTGTTTAAGGAATATGGATGGACGCTTGATTATCAGATCAGCGAGATGAAAAACAAGCTAAACAACATCAGCACTTTGTCTGCTTTTAATCCAAATACATATTATTTCGCGTATAACAACGAGCTTTCAAAGGATATCGGTCTTGACATGAGCACATACTCTAACGCCGCCGATCTTGACGTTAAAATTTATAGAATTCATGAAAGCATGCCGCAAGAGTTTTATCCAATACAAAATTGCAGAGGTATTGTCGTAAAAAGCGGCGGTAAAATCATCGGCGCATTCATCAGTGCCGGACGGCACAATACGTTTAATGCCTGCAGCTTGAAAGGGGGCAGTTTTGACGAAGTGACCGGCAAGACGTTTAACGATTGGCTTGCGGACAAAGTTAAAGCGGACACTAACGAAGAAAGGCTGTCCCGGCTGGAGCCGGAGCAGATTATTGAAGAATATTTCACAGCTCTGAATAAAAAAGACGCTGAGACTGCGGAATGCTGTATTTCGAAAAAAACTCTGCTGGGTGAGTTGACAACAAATATGCGAAACGAGAAGTTACATAACGATGCGATCGACTTGCTTTTAACTGATCAAAATTTTAATAACCTTAAGTCCGCAAAGTTGTTAAAAATTGAATTGCTTGATGAGCCTAATAAGAACACGAAAAAATTCAGGGTAACGGTGGACCTTCGATACAACAAGGAGGTGAGCGTCAGCAACGGAAAGCAGTACTGGGATTGCAGTATGGTTTATGAATCTTTTCAGACGGGATGGAAAATAGAAGGATTTGGGCATTAG
- a CDS encoding PEP/pyruvate-binding domain-containing protein, producing MKSNYEAFFLSWPGAFQAGTEAAGGKGWNLGKLDRYGFKIPAGGVLAAGAYLDFVKENGCLINIEDIAQSVTAGNVGEREIEEKLFQIREKFRVGRISSPVQEELVSKLKNIGILEKPLAVRSSATAEDSSKASFAGVHESFLNVRGIENILSCIKKCYASLWTPRAVAYRRKMNISDEQVIPAVVIMEMVEAKAAGVGFSCDPGTGREDVLLISANFGLGESVVSGAIEPDEYRLDLMCEIKEKTIGRKGGMIVPAEQGGTEFVKPAGSMAGQVLTDENIVKLGFEIWRVFEALGRGEQHQDVEWVYDGKDFILVQARPVTSVPRYTCAEIKDQPDIWSNANFRDAIPFVQSTLNWSLLKHGLTTILQSPFQAVGCRIPTGLRYVRLYQGRPYINLSLQQWLWYDALGLAPRKTNDSLGGNLPEIKINEKKPYAGGKGLKRVFRLLKFMLAMTKAKRKAKKSFVEFSGYTEDLLRKNFKHYANEDIINTLFDNTRVSAKFALKFHFLSSSAAVSYMMLVNALEKTFPGQGNAIANAIMMGNGDITSAQHGYRLVELAEIARSDANAGRFFAAESFNPLCWDKDLPDNSPFKKSFQNFLAEYGHRGIYEADIINPRWREDPSYLLNIIKSSMETADTGLIKARQKEKADSAWREIKQKLLFHRRLLIKSLLKQALKGAELREMSKSVYIKLFEPGRMFYQEIGRRLTEKGIIGGQADIYHCTLIEIFSLLKGYWDGRGLAALVAERKVRKKEMEALSPPDLIVDEAPHFMEPVTTSPGDALTGMGVAAGRASGTARLIFHPGEWEKLQAGDVLVAPSTDPAWTPLFLRASAIVMETGGFLSHGSIVAREYGVPAVINIPGVMRLLRDGQKITVDGDGGKIYLWQ from the coding sequence ATGAAAAGCAATTATGAAGCATTTTTTCTTAGCTGGCCCGGTGCCTTTCAAGCCGGAACGGAGGCAGCCGGGGGAAAGGGGTGGAACCTGGGCAAGCTTGATCGGTATGGGTTTAAGATCCCCGCGGGTGGAGTTCTTGCGGCCGGAGCATACCTTGATTTTGTCAAAGAAAACGGCTGCCTGATAAATATAGAGGATATTGCGCAAAGTGTAACTGCCGGCAATGTCGGAGAAAGGGAGATTGAGGAAAAGCTTTTCCAGATCAGAGAAAAGTTCAGAGTTGGCCGTATTTCTTCACCTGTTCAGGAGGAACTGGTCTCTAAGCTGAAAAATATCGGAATACTTGAGAAACCGCTGGCAGTACGTTCTTCAGCCACTGCTGAGGATAGTTCAAAGGCATCCTTTGCCGGGGTACACGAATCATTCTTAAATGTCCGGGGTATAGAAAATATTTTGTCCTGCATCAAAAAGTGTTATGCCTCTTTATGGACACCCCGGGCAGTTGCTTACCGGCGAAAAATGAATATCAGTGATGAACAGGTAATTCCCGCCGTGGTGATCATGGAAATGGTGGAGGCAAAGGCTGCCGGCGTGGGTTTTTCCTGTGACCCCGGAACCGGACGGGAAGATGTTCTGCTGATAAGCGCCAATTTCGGTTTGGGTGAGAGCGTGGTCAGCGGTGCCATCGAACCGGATGAATACCGTTTGGATCTAATGTGTGAGATAAAAGAAAAAACAATCGGCCGCAAAGGCGGGATGATTGTTCCGGCAGAACAAGGGGGAACGGAATTTGTCAAACCTGCCGGATCAATGGCCGGTCAGGTATTGACAGATGAAAATATAGTAAAATTGGGTTTTGAGATCTGGCGGGTATTTGAAGCCCTGGGCCGGGGGGAGCAGCATCAGGATGTTGAATGGGTGTATGACGGCAAAGACTTCATTCTGGTCCAGGCCCGGCCGGTGACGTCGGTACCCAGGTACACCTGTGCTGAAATTAAGGATCAGCCCGATATATGGTCCAACGCCAATTTTCGGGATGCAATTCCCTTTGTCCAGTCAACTCTTAATTGGAGCCTATTGAAACACGGCCTCACAACAATATTGCAATCACCGTTTCAAGCAGTAGGCTGCCGGATACCCACGGGGCTGCGTTATGTCAGACTTTATCAGGGCAGGCCGTACATAAACCTGTCACTTCAGCAGTGGCTCTGGTATGACGCGTTGGGCCTGGCGCCCCGGAAAACGAACGACAGTCTGGGAGGAAACCTTCCGGAAATTAAAATTAACGAAAAGAAACCGTATGCCGGCGGCAAAGGATTAAAAAGAGTTTTTCGACTGTTAAAGTTTATGCTGGCCATGACAAAGGCCAAGAGAAAGGCTAAGAAATCTTTTGTTGAATTTAGTGGCTATACGGAAGATTTATTAAGAAAAAATTTTAAGCACTACGCAAATGAAGATATCATCAATACTTTATTTGACAATACCAGAGTTTCTGCAAAATTCGCCCTTAAGTTTCATTTTTTAAGCAGCTCAGCAGCAGTTTCTTATATGATGTTGGTTAATGCATTGGAAAAAACTTTTCCGGGTCAAGGAAACGCAATAGCCAATGCCATTATGATGGGGAACGGGGACATCACCAGTGCTCAGCACGGTTACCGCCTGGTGGAATTAGCCGAGATTGCCCGCAGTGATGCGAACGCCGGAAGATTCTTTGCCGCCGAATCATTTAACCCGCTTTGTTGGGATAAAGATCTGCCGGATAATTCCCCGTTTAAAAAATCCTTTCAAAACTTTTTAGCAGAATACGGGCACCGAGGCATATATGAAGCTGATATCATTAACCCTCGCTGGCGGGAAGACCCTTCGTATCTTTTGAATATCATCAAGAGTAGCATGGAAACTGCCGATACCGGCTTAATAAAGGCACGTCAAAAAGAAAAAGCGGACAGTGCCTGGCGGGAAATTAAGCAAAAGTTGCTGTTTCATCGCCGCCTGTTGATAAAATCCTTGTTGAAACAAGCTTTAAAAGGTGCGGAATTAAGAGAGATGTCCAAGTCTGTATACATTAAGTTATTTGAACCCGGACGTATGTTCTACCAGGAGATAGGACGCCGGTTGACTGAAAAGGGAATTATTGGGGGTCAGGCTGATATCTATCATTGTACTTTGATAGAAATTTTCTCTTTGCTCAAAGGGTACTGGGACGGCAGGGGATTGGCCGCTTTGGTGGCCGAGCGAAAGGTTAGGAAAAAAGAAATGGAGGCACTTTCTCCTCCGGATTTAATAGTTGATGAGGCTCCTCATTTTATGGAACCCGTCACCACCAGCCCGGGTGATGCCTTAACCGGTATGGGTGTGGCCGCAGGCAGGGCGTCCGGTACGGCCAGGCTAATTTTTCATCCCGGTGAGTGGGAAAAATTGCAGGCTGGTGATGTGCTGGTGGCCCCGTCCACAGATCCCGCCTGGACACCCTTGTTTTTAAGAGCCTCTGCTATTGTTATGGAGACAGGGGGATTTTTATCTCATGGATCCATTGTGGCCCGTGAATACGGTGTTCCGGCGGTGATTAACATTCCGGGTGTGATGAGATTACTGCGCGATGGACAAAAAATTACTGTGGACGGCGATGGAGGAAAAATCTATCTCTGGCAATAG
- a CDS encoding TetR/AcrR family transcriptional regulator, with product MQSNDSSDGNRYERRKEETRQKIINAAINLFNRQGFDATTMEQIAEEADIARKTLYNHFSFKEAIIIEYLQRFVRERVPEIYSLIQEHTDTRSRLVAVLNRVTDWLISEKVPKDVFNIYLSYQMQKLLTSSVDEIQRTGAQNYLAQIIKLGQEAGEIRQDLSFDVLLSQADNIRVSVGIRWYTDPEQFSVQDYIAESVDLFLQGAIDKTSK from the coding sequence ATGCAGTCAAATGATTCGTCGGATGGCAACAGATATGAGAGAAGAAAGGAAGAAACCAGGCAAAAAATAATCAATGCTGCAATCAATCTTTTCAACAGACAAGGGTTTGATGCAACCACAATGGAGCAAATTGCAGAAGAAGCCGACATTGCCCGCAAAACCCTTTACAATCATTTTTCCTTTAAAGAAGCTATTATCATCGAATACTTACAGAGGTTTGTGCGAGAACGGGTGCCGGAGATATACAGCTTAATACAGGAGCATACAGACACCCGCTCACGTCTGGTGGCTGTACTGAACAGGGTAACTGATTGGTTGATATCAGAAAAAGTCCCGAAAGATGTTTTTAATATATACCTTTCTTACCAGATGCAAAAATTATTAACTTCTTCCGTTGATGAAATTCAAAGGACCGGTGCACAAAATTATTTGGCCCAGATTATCAAGCTGGGACAGGAAGCAGGAGAAATCAGGCAGGACCTTTCGTTTGATGTGCTGCTTTCCCAGGCGGACAATATTCGTGTATCGGTTGGCATAAGGTGGTATACAGACCCGGAACAATTTTCTGTTCAAGACTATATCGCCGAAAGCGTAGATCTTTTTCTTCAGGGAGCAATAGATAAAACAAGCAAATGA